The following nucleotide sequence is from Drosophila takahashii strain IR98-3 E-12201 chromosome 3L, DtakHiC1v2, whole genome shotgun sequence.
CTGATTAATTCAGTTTTGCCAATCGGTTGACAGCAAAATATGCACATTGATTAAACTTTTCGGATTTTCCATCGATTGCCAATCGCTTGGCATCGCATCCCGGACTCGGATTCGGTTTCGGAAAATTATGTGCAAAGCCCGGGTACAAGCTTGTCGTCTCGTCGACGACGGACTCGTCGCTCATTTGAAATGCTAACACGTTTTCCCAATTTCCATAACAACCGAAAACTTTAAAGGTTGCATACACAAATCGAAGGGCGAAAAATGGCAATAACGGTTCGAGGATTATGACTGAATGGATTATCCTAAATTGATTTGCTCTGAAAGTGCTTATTTGCATTACTTATTGTTGCTTGCTTTTTTTCGAGGGGGAGTtagttttgaatttgaaatatttatgtagtGGAAAATATTGGTTATTTGGTGGGGATACGTGCTTCATTAAATATGGCAAAAGTCCACTGGTTTAAATTCTTTAGAATATGTGTCTTaaaatatgcaacaatatattttaaactccaaattataaggaaatcattcagaaaaattactattttttatttaaagcatacttttagacacctttataagTGAATTCAAAACcgcattataaaatattatattttagctATAACTAGAATAACTAGGTCCTAGAATAGTTGTATAGATAAAACGCCCACTCCTCGATtggtaaaaaagtttaaaattaatattttatctattCAACACTTTTCTGAACCACATCTCTCATTTCAGCAGGCCAAcgaaagttaaaataatagaataaGCAATACAAGCAAACTACTTATAACGAAATCGCTTTAAAGGCATCTAGAGTTAGTCAAAAGGAAACACATCTCGACGTGTATCTTGGGGAAAATCAACGCTTCATAAATTAACGAATTAGTGAATAACGAACCACACGGACCAGCTAAATTAAAGAGCACACCATTCCGGGGAAAACCTCCAACCTCCGTGGGAGAAGGATCAAGCAACACGGCGAAGGGCGGCCGTAATGGGTGGTGGCTTTGCGGCGCCACCGATTACACTAGCCAGCAGGAACCAGCGACCAGGAAACGACCACGtccccaccaccaccactccGGCGACGGAGATGCACGAGAAACTCCTGGAGAAGGAGGACAAGACTGAGAGGACCAATCTGCTGGGCAGGTCCAAGGACACCAGCAAGCCGCCCAAGGACAAGCCGCCCAAGCAGTCCAAGTTTGCGGAGCGTCTGCGTCGCTCCTTTCGGCGCGGCGATCATCGATCGTTGGAGATCAAACGGCAGGAGCCCACGGCGGAGGAGCTGAAGGCCAAGAGCAGGGCCACTCCACCGCCGCCAAGTAGTCTCCATTCGGACAACAATAATCGGCTGCCCTTTGCCCTCAGCCACTTGAATTTACCCGGCTTGGGATTGGGAGTGGGTGTGGGTCTGGGACTCGGTGGCCACATCAATCCCGCCCTGCTGCTGGACAGCCCAGACGAGTGCACTCCGCCGGAGTACGCCTATCAGCACCTGAGTAGCGTGGCCACCACCAATTCGAGCACTTCCTTGGAGAGCAGCTGCGAATTGGGTGAGCTGAGTGGCTCCCAGAACAGTGTCTTCTATTGGGCCTCCATGGGTGGCGAGGTGAGCACATCGGCGggggcagcagaagcagcaggaggaggtggaggagcaggagcaggaggattACCCATTGATAACCCGAATAGACGACGCCTGGAGACCCAAAGCAGCAATCGAAGTGATCAACAGGCTGTAACCACTACTACTTCCTCGGCTGTTCAGCCTGGGaacagcagcaggagctgCAGCCTGACCAGCGAGAGCAGCTCCATCCGACTGACCCGCCTGCAGAACTTCCTCTTCAAGAGCAGCAACGAGAGCTCCCGCAGCTGCCAGGGCCACTCGAACGAGGGCTTCACCGTGTCCTCGCACAACTCCTCCTCGGGCGAGTGGGAGCAGCTGGGTGCCTATTTGTCGAGCAGCAGTGGCGTGGGCGGTGGCCATGACTTCCAGGGCGGCTCCTTTCCCGAGGAGAGCACACCCGATGAGACGGAGGCCGGCACTTTGCCGGTGGAGACGAGCAGCagtggcggaggaggaggaggtggctaCTATCAGTACACCCTGACCTCGCCCAATAATCCCTTTCTGCCGGAGATCACGGCCAGGACGTATCACAGCACCTACAGCGAAGATGGAGCAGTGGAGGGTGGTGGTGACTCCACCACAGATGACCTCCAGTTGGACGGGAGTGGGCAGAAGTATGGCACCCGCTCCGCCCAGTTGCCAACGCCTTCGTACAGTCGAGCCGGATCGCAGGAGTCGACGCACAGCGAGGGAGGAGGACCGCCTGGTCCCACGCCCAGTCCCGCCTCCAGTTCCTCCTCCACGCCGGGCAGGCATCGGAGGAAGCTGTTTAGCCTGAACTCACCCACCCGATTGCTGCACCACCAGAAGGAGCAGCCGGCGCAGCAGAGTGGATCGCCTCCATCCGGCGGAAGTAGCAATGAGGGAGGAGGCTCCTCCGGTGGCAAGTTCAATTCGGCCAGTTTGGTGAGGAGCCTCAATCCATTCCTGCCCAGCGTTACGTCGCCCAAGAAGGCGCCGCACAAACAGGCGGCTGTGACGTCGCCGGGCTCCTTGACCCCTGACCTTAGCACAAAGCGCGAGGAGTTCCTGCGGGCCACCATGAAGATCTGCTTGGTCGTCTCGCCGCCCAACAGCAAGCTGCAGGTAAGTCTGAGTCTGAGTCCTTCGCGGAAACtggatttaaaattcggaGCGACACGTGGTGGTCAACAAATTACGCGCGGCCTTAATCAAATGTTTACTTAGCGAAATGAgaataaacatatttccactcTTATGTACGctcgtatttttgttttatttccttCTGTTCTTCCTTTTTATTCTGGTTTCATGCCCTTCTTTGTGTTTTAAGTTGGGATATTAATTTACAGAATTACAGCGAAACAAAATTTACAGCCGACGTTATGGACGAAGATCCTTAAACacctataaattatttaatgctCCCTCAAACttgtttttaaactttatttttactacATATAGCATAAAGCCATTTCGTTTCATCTTTGGGGAAAAAGATCTTTTGAAACTACA
It contains:
- the LOC108067715 gene encoding sericin 1 isoform X6 → MGGGFAAPPITLASRNQRPGNDHVPTTTTPATEMHEKLLEKEDKTERTNLLGRSKDTSKPPKDKPPKQSKFAERLRRSFRRGDHRSLEIKRQEPTAEELKAKSRATPPPPSSLHSDNNNRLPFALSHLNLPGLGLGVGVGLGLGGHINPALLLDSPDECTPPEYAYQHLSSVATTNSSTSLESSCELGELSGSQNSVFYWASMGGEVSTSAGAAEAAGGGGGAGAGGLPIDNPNRRRLETQSSNRSDQQAVTTTTSSAVQPGNSSRSCSLTSESSSIRLTRLQNFLFKSSNESSRSCQGHSNEGFTVSSHNSSSGEWEQLGAYLSSSSGVGGGHDFQGGSFPEESTPDETEAGTLPVETSSSGGGGGGGYYQYTLTSPNNPFLPEITARTYHSTYSEDGAVEGGGDSTTDDLQLDGSGQKYGTRSAQLPTPSYSRAGSQESTHSEGGGPPGPTPSPASSSSSTPGRHRRKLFSLNSPTRLLHHQKEQPAQQSGSPPSGGSSNEGGGSSGGKFNSASLVRSLNPFLPSVTSPKKAPHKQAAVTSPGSLTPDLSTKREEFLRATMKICLVVSPPNSKLQLKSKSLTHLDGLDSGVVACQHGPPGMASSTTTTTTAAAVGSTTATTGLFATTGPPGSLGRQANVTEKGEPRSVCLSPSAPPPTASQAHPPHHPPTIYTQAPQIVRRTPSLMLSPTLDETTKTASSSCFGTGHSSAGSFHQHHHQNQNQSQQNHQQLTSSGSTTGTGTSTTATYAIPSSKHFQFAGEVVATSSSSTLSPYSTTSAASGGGGIGGACGGLTSPVGCSTSSGSAVKKKSSFMKRKKPLLTRSEVSGNPEF